The window TCCACCGTCTGCAGGTCTTTACTGCAGCAGCCACCACTGATGCTTTCATTTAAGGGGACcaattatgctcatttccagttctatatttttattctgggactccactacagtagctctgcatgattcatAGTTCAAAAAACTTATACTggccctcagttcagcctctgtctctaacaggcagccttagttcctgtctctttaaggcccgcctcctgatgagcccgctctgcTCCGATTGGCCAAATCCAAAAATGCCACTTCCTGCTGTGAAAATGACCCGGATGAAAACATATTGCGCTCACTCTatggagcatgctcactagacTTCCGCCGGCCGAGACGGGTAACCGCCGGTTTCGCCTTCTgactaacttgaatggggataaaaaaTTAAATCGTGTTtctcttctagactttcaaaatgtgaaatgaaccATTTCATGTTGGTTGTGACCCTCAAAAAAATgcatctgctgatttacagacatgtCTTTAACATGAAAGTCTACGGGAAAAAGTCATTTTGGGCCCAAAAGCATCACATcatgttgtaattacacggtttggccaccATGTCAAAAACCCTGCGCTGTTCCTGGAGGCTTGATGTTAAGTTAAtgccgatgcaaacccaacacACCTGATTTattgcttcaaattaaaagcttttaaatgacttaaTGACAGGAGTCAGTGATTTGTTATttgaaaaacattcacagcatGTCAGCTCAACTTGAGTCATGGCTTGGCATGACTACCCctaaaacaatggaaaaataccATAATGTTAttggagcggagcagtgaactcgtgcactgtgcgtggagcagatgaccatataaagaaatctgtcacgagCCGAcatcagctcgggctgaaagtagaaaaaaacactggaaaccaTCTACTTCTACATACCTTATctgacactttggccatgtttaatatgaacatctggcattgtaaaaacatatttatgactgaaaataataataatgtatgagTAACAGCTCGCTGAGACAGATCTGCTCTCTGACTCTCCTCAGGAGTCCGACCTCGCTCCAAAGTTCAAGCAGATTGTTGAGTTGTGTCGCAGCAGCGACGCCAGTGAAGAAGGAAGAAGCAGGTGAGCTGCAAAGTGCTTTGATATCCTCTCAGTGGGTGAAGTTCCAATGAGAAGTAGATCACTTTGAATACACAGTGGCCGTTATAAGAGCTGCTTTTCATAGTTTTGTTGACAACAAACAGGATCCGTTATGCCACACAAGGCTGAGTtagaacagaaaacaagaaactgAAAGCACTCAGATGTTTCCGAGCCTCAGTATCACTGTTTGATATGGAAATAAATTCAGCATATTACACAATTTTCTGACTGCTTTGAATCAGTTTTCACAACAGTTTTCTTGTGGGCAGCTCTGCTACATGATGACTTCACCGCCAGACATTAAATATGTAAGGCAgaaaaaatctttctttctctttgattGCTGTCAAAACACTGATTATTATCTTACAGTGCAGCATATTTAACTTATAAAATGAAagttttcaaaatgaattgcaCAGTTTTGCTCATGAAATCACCAACGCAGACTCTCTTTTGATGAAATTAGTTTTCCATTTGAGAGagcagttttcattttgtgtgctATATGAGATGTGAAGTCGAGTATTACGAGTTTTGTGTTCAGAGCTTTGCTTGTTGAAGCTCAGTTATGAAAGCTGGAATACTGTCAACTGTATTTCAGAAAATGTGCTTAAACAATTGAGTTGTGAGTCTAGTTGGTAATTTCATGCATTATTTCATCGTGCAAGGACGGAAGTCGTGGATCTGGTGTGTTTATATTGACATCATAGTTACTTAAAATGATGCATTGCATCTTTGATTTATTGCACCGTCTTTAAGCTCCGAGGGTGTATCGCTTTCCTGTGTTTGAGAAGAGCTTCTGCAAGGAGCTGGTGGAGGAGCTGGAGCACTTTGAGCAGTCTTCAGCCCCTAAAGGAAGACCCAACACCATGAACCACTACGGGGTAAAGTTTCCATTTCTACTGGCTGAAACACCcttaaaacagcatttaatCACTGCTCAGTCATTCAGATTTCATCTTCATTGTGCCGTGACATTTGAATGTTTGGCTTGCTGTGGTCCCATCAGTCATAAAGTATCTGGAAGTCCATGAAATATGAGAGGTGTATTCCAGGCAGGTACATGCAGGGACTTTGATGATTTTTCCAGGAAAGTCAGGGAATGTCGGGTTATTTCACAGCAttctttaaaacattcattGCGTTCTGTGATTTTAAGCCGAGCTTCAGTAAAAACCTTAAATTAGGAggctataaaatgttaaagctCTGACTGAAATATGTATAATCATGAGAAGGTCAGAGAATGAAACATGAGGGCCGCATCAtctataaatcattttattcatgatCTacgtctcattttctctctcggTCCAGATCCTCCTGAATGAACTGGGCTTTGACGAGGGCTTCATCACACCTCTTCGCCAGCAGTACCTGCATCCGCTCACCTCCCTGCTCTACCCGGACTGTGGGGGGCGCTGTCTGGACAGCCACAAGGCCTTTGTGGTCAAATATGACATAAATGAAGACGTGTACCTGAGCTACCACTATGACAACGCAGAGGTCACCCTCAATGTTTCCCTGGGCAACGACTTCACTGAGGGCAACCTTTACTTTGGTGATATGAGACAGGTGATCATATGCTGTAATACTGTCATTACTGCTAGTACTGTCACTGCCACAGCTGTCGCAGCATAAAAATCACAATgttcaacacaaaacaacacatataacataacacacataatttagaatatttttaattacataAATTATATCTGTCAATTCAAGAATAtcctatatgtgtgtgtgtgcatttcttaATTGTTGTGCTGGAAGTTAATTATATTCTCATACAGAGTCcatgagaggaaaaacacaaacataaacctGCAACATAAACATCAGGActtttggttgtttctttttgtaaaaGGAGAGCTGGATCTCTGGGATCAGAGGCACACTACAGCATCTTCAAACACACCATAAGACAAATATGCAGCAAACAATAACATAATGAAAAGTCATGGCTTTGTACActtgattttacagtttcatgTAAATTAGTTCTGTTATTAaatcaaaagcctcaaaatCAAACTCTGTACACAGAGGCTGCTGTGAAATGATTTTATGTACTGATTTCAAGTTTAGTTTGGATTTATAGTAATTACAACAACAGTACAATATTAATAGATGCCTATTATGTATAAATATGATCCTATACAGCACATACAGATAAATATTTCCTTTCTCGTTATGGCCATTTACATCAtagacataaataaataaataaattcagtaTTTAATATTGTATTCCAAGAAAGATTTCTCATAAATGCACCAGTTTCAAAGCAGATGCAGCTTAAATGTTCTGGTTCAGTCCTATTTCAGTCTGTTCAGGTGTCAGTCTGCACAAAGCTGGCGGTCTGTGCCAGCTCGTACCGTCTGCGGCTCAGCGGCGGCGGCTCTGTGCAGCGTCCTGTAGTCTGCCCACACCTCACTGTGCGCTGCTCTGTCAGCAAGACATCGAGTCTCTGCTTTATAACGTGGTCTCGCTGCTCATGTCCCGGGGCCGGTGGTGGTCGATGTCCGAGTCGTAGTCTGACTCCATCTCGATCTTGACCTGGGGCACGGGGCAGGCTATCCCTCGGCCCATAGGCACGGCCGGAGACGACGGGCAGGAGATCTTCAGGTGGAGGGTGATGCTGAGGAAGGGCAAGCTCCAATTACCATACACACCCACAGCCAAATACACTGAGGGTTTGAGGGTGGAGGCCGGGGAGGGCAAAGGAGCTCAGCCACATGGCATGATGACAACAGCCAGAAACTAGCAGCTCATGACAGCTGATGAGAGACGACTAATTAACTAACTAACGTGTTAGAAAAGCTGCTGCATGGATTGACTGGAAGGAAGACTCGTCTTATGGCTGAGAGTAACTCAAGGATTCAGAGTAAAGCAGTGATGGATGGGAGAAGCTGGGAAGTAGGAACATGTTTGTTGCActttgcaaacatttttaacagaacACTGATGATCAATTTCATCACTTGTCTGAAATTAATTTCCAAACTGGAAAATGAGGTTTTGATCATTTAGACTGGAATTTGTCAAATGTTTGTCTTATTTGAACAATAATGGAAGAGACTGGGCTTGTTTTTATCACACTGGAAATTTAGAATCAGGTTCAATTTGTAAAGAGTAACAATGGAGGAAAGTACTTTAACTCAAGTACTTTACTTTACTAcaactttgaggtacttgagtatttacatttcagaggtaaatattgtatttgtacTCTGGTACTTTGTGCTTAAACATGCAGAACTCTATGTGGAAGCTCAGGTAAGTTTAAGTTAAGTTTCTGGTACTTTGCCAAACTAATAAGTTTGTGAGGCATCATGATCAATGCAGGCAGAAAGAAAAGtacattgtatatttttttgacAGCAAGtcacaaaacaaattcataaatattttaatcacTTAAATCAATTCCAAACCATGCCTCTTTCAAAGCAATGCAGACATGATAAGTAATTCCcacaaaggaagaaaagaaacaccGAGGCCATGAAGGTAAATGTTTAGCATGTGCTGAATAAATTATGGCTTCATCAGCTGTTCGGGGGAGGAGAGTTCAGAGAAGCTACAATAGGATCGAGCTACGTTTCACATGCAGGTGTGGCTGATTTGCTAAAGAGATTCAGCACatggaggaaaaagaaacaaccaaaacaatgatGCTTGTTGCATGTGGATGATGATACAGTTGTGTTTGAACTGGTCTACAATAAATCCTCTAATTCTACTGCTCCCAAATGGACCAGATGCACCAGAGACTAAACATAACACACCTCAGGTTTTATTTCTCTATTTAAAGtccacacacactgtatgttaaTCTAAACAAAGAGCAAACTATACAGCATGCATTTCCATTCATCACCCTTCAGCTCACAGTCACTGCCTTTCAGAATAAACTAATACACATCAAGGAAGAGTTACAACATGTCCAGTTGTGTGTACAAAGGGCAGCGCAGTGCACATACTGTGAGACATTTAGCACATGACACAGGAAGAGTAGCAGCAAGGATTATACAGTTAACAGCATTACAAAGTTCTGCATTGCCTTAAAGTGCATGGAGAGGAGACTGAATGTAAAAACACCTGAGCCCAAACATGAGGGACGATGAAAACACAGTTAAATGTTCATCGGTTGTTACATTTAATCTGAAAATCTGACAGTGAAGGAAGGAATAAAAGAGTTCTGAAGGGCACTGTGTTTTTAGAGGGCATGTCATAAAACTAAAACAGTACACAACATTCACAACTAGTAGTTTCTTCTTCATGGGGGAAAATATTAGAGGAAACTAAATATAATGCAAcgcaacaacaaaataagagctAAGTTTAAAATCAAATAGTCAAACCAGAATAAAGTTAGTGTTTGTAGCCATCATTTAAATATTGGAGGAGACATTATTGATCTTTAAAGGGTTGATTCATCCAAATCACACAgaacatatatatttatatattctaaCCTCCCTGAAGGTCCCCagatatttaaaggaaaataaagaataagatatttattttgttctcaCTTAAAGGAGCAGTATGTAAGATTCAGTGACATCTGACGACCCCTCACCCCCCCCTTCCAAGTGTAGAGGAGAACCTACATGTTTGTcctttctgggctactgtagaaacatggcggtgcaacatggcggctcCGTGAAAGAGGACCCGCTacctatatagatataaagtctcattctaaggtaacgaaaacacgattcttatttgcaggtgattatacactaattaaaacatgaatattatattccatttctgctagACGCCAccaaatcttacacactggtcctttaaattaaactctatttatttgcttttttcttgtgaaatacatatttaagCTGTTTAGGGCTCTAAAAATCCTCACAATTAATAGtcatagaagaaaaaaagctcACGTTTCTTGTGacactgcttcattttaagAGCCCACAAtccaaaagaaaatgtgaaaatggttAAGGCTCTAACTAGCTGGTTACTGACTGGTTTTGACTGGTTTATCTTTCTATTGCAGCTACTGGACTCACCTGGCTGTTGGTGGGAGGAAGTGGTGATGTgttgtccatctttatatacagtatatacagtaaaaatgacTCTGCATTCTGTCTATACACACTGCTGACCAGTGGAATTTAGTCTGTGGTGCTCAAAccatttaacaaataaaaaagcaatgaGACTTTCCAGTAGCTgatacagaaaatacatttttcttccGGCACTCTTTCAGACAGAGCAAAGAGAAGAGTTatattaaaagcctttatttaGTCAGACATATTggttaaaacatttgttttgaccTCACAGGGTTTCCGTTCACTCTGaataaatactgttttcattggAAGTGCTTTCTATTTCAGAATGACAGAGTGacatattgaaaaataaataatatatatgtttatataatgtataataaataagttttaaatgctgtgagcaacacaaatgaaattcTATTATACATCCGTTGTATTGCCGTAGTGAGTCCTCGTCAAACAtgacttgttgttttcttttttttttgtttgtagtttGGGTGAACCGACCCtttaaatgattatatttactgtgcatgtaaatgttCACATGCACTCACTTACAAcaggtgcttgtttatggctgCGTgatggatggtgtgtgtgtgtgtgtgtgtgtgtgttagagagcaGCGTGTGTGGCGGCAGGCTGGCAGTAAGCTCCCCAGTGAGACTGTGCAACATCAGGATAGATGAGATCTTTGTAGGGGATGTGCAGTTTGAGGACACAGTACCTGCGATCCAAGTCCGACTCTGAGCTGGGAGAATGGTTTGAGTAGGAGTGGAACTTCTCctgcaagcaaacacacacacacaaacacacacacacacacacacacaaacacacacacacacacacacaaacacacacacacacacacacacacaaacacacacacacacacacacacacacacaaacacacacacacacacacacacacacacacaaacacacacacacacaaacacacacacacacacacacacacacacatacacacacacacacacgcacacacacacaaacaaacacacacacacaaacacacacacacacacacacacacacacacacacacacacacacacacacacacacattaaagacTCAGATCCCCCTCATGATTCATTATTCCTGCAGGGGGCAGCAGAAGCTCAAGTTTCTCACCTCTTCCTCGCTGTTGTCCGGTTTGggcctcttcttctctttatccTTCCCCTTCTTCTTGTCGtcatccttcttcttcttctctttctccggCAGCAGGTCGTCCAGCCAGGCCAGGTCATGCTGGGAGAAGACCATGTCCAGCATCTTGCGGACCACCATCAGACCCAGGATCTGAGGGTTAGAGATACACCGACACACAGGCCTCGTTTGTACGTCTTATTAACATTCATGTCATAACCAGGTTATGATCTGCACATGATTTAGCTGCATGGCATTTACAGATGACATTAACATGAATCACTGGTAGATATACACAGTGAAATCAGatcacttcctctcctctcctcatgtTTACACTATTTAAAATTGACATTAAACCTTCATTCATGTCATGTTTCTTGCCGTGCACTAGCATCACTTTTGATAAGaatgtttcatttgaaaatgCTGGTTTGTTCAAtataagaaagatgatttctgGCTCTATAGTGTTTAGCAGCAGAGTTTAGCAGCAGCACATCTCTGTTTGATCCTTGGATGAAGCCTggattttattcttattatcaaATTATATCCAACTTTCTTAACATCCATCATGCAtgttaaagcaaaaacagctgcttctcttcctccacacagacacaacaacacaggaTCCCTCAACAATAGATACTATATCTATAGATCTATCTATAAATATACAGAGATACTCTTTGGACGGGGCAGTAAAGTTTTAGCGCCTGTAAAGGAAATCAAAGACCAAAGGATtgaattatcattttaatgtgcagagttttgcatgtgtgcatgtttctgaGAGAAGGAATGTGTCTTTGGAGGCCAACTCCTCTCTTTTAGGCCCAAATAAGGTACCTTGGAGTAAACAGAACATGTTAAGGGGTCAAAGGCCACATATAGTTTGGGGCTCTTATATGTGGCTCTTAtctaacatacatgtgcatgtaaatgtttaTCATAAGCTTGTATGATTTGACCGATCGATgatcatttctttgtctctgaAGACTATAAAAAGGTCAGTTTGACTTTGTATAGCGAGACGGAGGAATGAGTTCTGTCTCCTTGTTGATTAATAATAACTTCATTAATCTTCAGATtctgtgcttttatttctgtctttgtgtccaGTGTTTTAGTAGCAATTCCACTACAATCCCCTTAGCATAATATAAATAACAGTCTCTTCTATCACGTACCATAACAGGGAAGATGATAGCCAAGAAGGTGGATTTGAGGACCCAGAGCACAGCCAGACATATGATCTGGATCAGCGTGAACAGGTGTACCCGCCTCAGAGGAACATGGCGGAGGAAGGAGAAGTCGGGCTGGTGCTTGGACGGCATCATGTACAACTTAATCCTGTCCCAGAACTGTGGATGGAAGCAGGTGGCAGAAGTGGAGGAAAAGGTTTGAAAGGCGCAGGTTAATTCCATGCAGACCAGTGCTATGAATGATTAATCCTAAATTATTTGGAGGGGGATTTGTATGCTCTGGAGGAGCACCTGCTCACCCAGCCCTGAGCTTTAGGTTgttaaaatcatcaaaatgcCACTCTGTTACTCTAGATATCGCTTATAATGAGACATCTCGCCATCAGAAACACAGTCCAGGCACCCACAGGTACACTTTATATATTCAACCCAGGGTTTCACTACCAACcatgtctgcctgcctgcttgtTAGATTACTTGGCAGATTTAAATAAGCTGATTCCTGCTTGCTGTCAAACTGTAATAAGAAAGATGTCCAGCCCCTATAACTCAATTTATTATGATAAATAAGATCGCCATCTGGCGACATCGTACCTGGATCCCACTGAGGGAAGCTACGCCCATGTAGAGGAAGACACCATACAGCACAGGCATGGGGATGAACTGCACGTGACAGAAAGGACAGAAactcatattattattattattattgttgttattcatattattattaatattgcaACAATGCAATGTGTTTAAGTTGCTAAATTGCCTACACTATAGGCAGTGATATGGTGGAAAATAATAACAGACAGAGAACTTTGAGCACTAGAAGGAGAAAAACCACCTAATATGGACAAATTATactatatttataattattatatagttatatatattatattgtcaGGAAagcatgtgttcatgttgtaaTCGTGTCAGTCTAAAGTGGTAAAGTAACCTGAACTCAGATGGCTTTGCCCTCCATTACAACCCTGATTACAAGCAACAGGAAAGAGTTCACAGCCATGAATGATTCATGTGACTCATGTCAATCATCCACAGTGTCCTTCATACCTTAAGTATTGGAGCGAGGAAGATGGAGACTCCGGTGAGAACAAACACCAAAATACCGGTCACTCTTTGTTCTCTGTATATTGGACAATGATGAAATGTACACAAGAGACTGTCAAGTCAATTTCACGAGCTCTCTTTCTACTTCAGCTACAGAACAAAGGACTTAGCAAAGTGTTTCTCTCATACTGTCACACTGCTGCTGGCAGCCTGAAGGGATTCTTTTCCCAAGttgcagttttctttttatttctgtgtcttGTGATTTAATTTATCCTTGGACCAACCTGACCCCGAGGAACTGCGGCTGCTCTCCGGGAGCGCTCGACTCACTCTCCATCTTCAGAGAGTCGATGTGGGCGATGGAGATGACGGTGGCGGCGACGTACCACGGCAGGCCCAAGAAGGAGCAGGCGGCCATCAGGACGCCCACCCAGAACAGATCCAGATGGTAGCCGCAACCTTTCTGTCCGGGACGACAGACACACAGAATCACTTTTACAAGAACAAATATCAGCTCGTAAACCAAGAATAagcaacaaaataacaacaaaataaatttgtcAAAGTGCAACAtatgagcagcagcaacatttaataaaaacaatcagGAGAGATGAACACTAGccatcaatatatatatatatatataccaccacatatatatatataaacagaattcaaatgaaaattgaaGAAGATTTGACTTGTTTTGCTATAATCAATCCATTTCCATCAACAGCACACCTACTTTCAGTTTGTTCTCCTTGCGGTTGACAATGACGGCGCTGATCTGCTGGTCCATGAAGATGAGGATGGTGACGAGGAGGGCGGGGACGAAGCTGGCCACATAAACCCACCACGGATTCTTACCGAACGGCATCACCAGCCAGCCGCGACCCGGCCGAGTCGGCTGGTGGGAAATGACaggacattttatttaaaacacagCTCATCTAGTCTGAGAAACCAAGAACATAAAGGAAAGACCAGCAGTACTTTAAAGTTATACCCCGTAATGGTCCTCATCAGTAACCAGTCTGTAATGACCTCTTTATTCAGTGGTTTACATAGTGAGTAGCAGGTCCACCACTGCACTGGATTCAAATGAACTTCACATTCTCAAAGGACTCACAGCAAACAATTAAGCGAGTTATCCAACGTTCCTGTTTGTAATATGATCTCACTGATATCAGCCTCAGCATTTACTGTTCACTCTGCTGCAGCCGTATCACAGCTGTATTAAATTACTGATATAATTACTGCTAATGCAAACTAAACATTTCCCACTGCTGCggcttcattttaaaagcattcAACTGGTGAAACACATCTTTCATTGTAAAGCAGTCACAGGAGGATGCCAGACATTTTGACAGCTGATCGCTTTTAAATAttgaagagagaaacagaacaatGATCAACTGCAGCGAGCTGCAGGCGGCTGCACACCTCCATCTTCTCAGGAAGGGAACCGACTTCTTTAATTGTGCCCAACGCAGTGCAGCGTGTTTGCTGATGGCATGATGTGAAAAGGACTTCTTTATTAAATGTTAGTTTGGTGGCTGCGTTGTTTTTCATGGACCGTTTACTGTCGTATTAAACCAGCAGCCATGAGGACTGATGTGTCAGGGACTATAACTATAACTATTTGCATTAATTCATCCTGTCAATAACTCTGTTTCCAATAGCTGTCTTATTTCTGAATGAAACTGTAGTTTGAGAGTTACTGGCTCTACCTTAAACTCTGTTGGGACGATTAACTTTGGCGTTTTGAGGCCTATCAGCATGTCAAGCCCCACGAACGTCATGATGGACATGAAGATGGAGAAGTCACTGATGAGTTTCCTCAGCtggtggagacagagagacaaagtgtCAGAACAGCTCAGAGGAGAAACAGACATTTCTTTGCAGAAGTGAAAGCAGAGACGAGGTCTGATATGAGGCAAAtcataaatattgaaaaagctGCGCTGTGCCCGGCTTCGCTTGAGTCAACAATAATCCTTGTGTCTGGAAAAAGAAGGGATcagttttttgtatgtttgactATCCAAATCCTGTTAGAGATCAGACAGTAGACAGATGTGAGCAGCACGGTGGTGTTGGGCCCGAGGGGATCGTAACAACACAGCTATACAATCAACAGCAGGTCGCTGTGCTGATAAAACCACATGAATTATCAATAAACCAGACGTCTGCAGCTAATTTCTGCTTGTTACatcttgttttggtttcagtttctcaaaGGAAAAAGAATATTGCACCACATGTTATAATCTGTCCCTTCTTATATCAGAATTCATGCATTGTGTTCActatttgcatttaaatgaatCTTAAAGGTACCATAAGGAGGTTATGACCACTGATATGGAACaatgttttttatatgtatgGTTTCACTGATCAACAGTCTGTGGCAGTGATGGCAAAAAAACAAGTAATGCAGTAAGTTAGAAAACTCCTCACAGTCACCAGTTTATAAAGCCTGTCATAAGAATCatgtacagtaaaacacaaacctgtttgacttataatatattttattataatattaaaacatgatattatattataactTAATCTAAAGGAAACAAATTCCACTAAAAATAAGTAGCTAAAATAAACTTAATGCATCAATGATCTGTTCATcgtatcatcattatcatcattatattTACTGATACATCCGTCAGCATGGCGACGGAGACAGATCAGCTGCCTCAGGGTCTTAATGCAGCCGTTATAACACCTGACAGTGGAACGTCTCCTCCCTTCTTATTTCTGCCACAATACAACATTGCTCTGATTACATATCGTTGGCAgctgtattcatattttctaattgttttgggAGGCCCTGAACCCTCTGAGACTGCTAgttctgtttctgtgtgctAATTTCCAAAAGCAGAACTCAAAGCTTCGTGGTTCTTCTTACTCTTGGGTGATATTTTATGAAATGAAACGCGCCCACAAACGGAGCGGAGCAGGTAGCCAATTATTCTAATGATCTAATCTCATGAACAGGTGTCATTTATCAAGttgaaacaagcaatttgatgcagttaagagagtttggtAAATCAGGAACACTCACATGAACAAGCCTCACAGAAAAAGTAAGAGAGATTTAAGATGAACCAGTGAATGTAAACTAACTAAAGGAAACTCAACAGGCCGCCTTTAATTTCCCTTTTAATCATCACGCTTCGATTGGAGCCTGTTCTCTGAGTATTTTTAAAGATAAGACACATAGACAGATCGATCAATA of the Thunnus maccoyii chromosome 9, fThuMac1.1, whole genome shotgun sequence genome contains:
- the LOC121904562 gene encoding 2-oxoglutarate and iron-dependent oxygenase domain-containing protein 2-like, with product MSNSSLRQICSLTLLRSPTSLQSSSRLLSCVAAATPVKKEEAAPRVYRFPVFEKSFCKELVEELEHFEQSSAPKGRPNTMNHYGILLNELGFDEGFITPLRQQYLHPLTSLLYPDCGGRCLDSHKAFVVKYDINEDVYLSYHYDNAEVTLNVSLGNDFTEGNLYFGDMRQVIICCNTVITASTVTATAVAA